GTTTATTAGCATTGTGGATGCCGTGTTGAATGGTCTAATGGTGTTGCGGCTGTCCTTCTGCACAAACCTGGAAATCCCTCATTTCTTCTGTGAACTTGATCAGATCATCATGCTGGCCTGTTCTGACACCCTCATCAATAACATTATGGTTCATTTCTTAGTTGCTTTACTTGGTGGTAGTTCCTTTTTGGGGATCATTTTATCTTATACTAGAattgtttcttctattttgaaAATGCCCTCAGCAGGCAGAAAGTATAAAGCCTTTTCCACCTGTGGATCACATCTTTTAGTTGTATTCTTATTCTATGGGACAGGTTTTGGGGTGTATATCAGCTCTCCAATTATGGAAACATCCAGGAAGACTGCAGTGGCTTCAATGATGTACTCTGTGGTCCCTCAAATGATGAACCCCTTCATCTATAGCCTGAGAAACAAGGATATGAAGGAAGCCTTGAGAAAgctgataaaaaagaaataatttgtttgTGATTCTTCTCATGTTTAAACCATGTTCTAATgaatcaaaaaaaattaaggtcTATCCTGAAAATTTCTAAATGCATCAATCTATCTTCATGAGGAAAATTTTCAGCGGGGCTTCTTTACTTTTTGGAGTAGGTatgtgggggagggaaggagaggagagaaaggagaaaagaagagaagagaagaaataagaagagaagagaagaaaaagcgaAATTAGCATGATTAAGTCCAGTCTCTTATAAGCCAAAAAGGCTGCAATAACATAGGTTGGAATTATCTCTATGGCTGAGAAGTGTGAACAATGAAAATCTCACAGGATAATCAGGAGAGTGTCTGGACAGCCCATAAGACCTGTGGGCAGTCGTTATTTGAGTACAAAGGAAAATGTTCATCACTGCAACTAAAGGACTGCTTCCCACCTATGTCCCATTGATGTCTTCTAGAAGACGTTCCCCCGTCAGATTTATAGAAAACACGAGCAGAGGTGAGTCATATAAGGACTTTGATCATATCTAAGGTTAGTTTACCTCAACCCACATATTTTGACTTTCAAGTTTGAAGAGATGGCTATGGAACATCTTGATTTGTGAGCTTCTGGTGAAGTCTGAATTCAGAAAAGCATGACATTAACATTCCAAGTGTGTAGGACAATGTGTTTGTAATCTGGACCACCTTGCCTCAGCTTTagttatttaaatatgaaatctTAAGTTCTGTGTAGGTTTACCTACACCCATAAATTCTTATTAATATAGGAAAtatatccactcatcagtaggtTAAGAATAAAGGGTAGACTGTGCTGGAAGAGCCTCTTGCTTaaatcttcctttctcctctttggACACAACTTCCCTGAACTCTGTATTTATCATTACATTCTTCAGTTAAACAGAATCTTATGAAATTACCAGTAGTTAATCATGTTTTTCTATACAACCATAGATTTAATAATATTCCATATCTACGCATCCCAAATTAGTTAGATACATTTATAAAGAAATTGCCTCCTTTTGAGCTTGTTAAAAAGTTTAATATTTATGTGAGTTGCATATTCTGATTCAAATATGTTGCCTTATGTGGCAACAATTCACTGACCATTAATCACATATAATTTATGTTGCACATGGTAATCTCATGTCCTTTCATATGCTGACATGAATTTCTGTAGCTACTTCCTACATATTGTGATTGAATGCATGTGTATAATCTTGTTTACATCTCTTGATAGAAAAGAGTGACCACTTCTTTTCCAGAGTGAAGGTAGTGGAAATATAGGCATGTCTATTGTCTTTTTGTTATCActctttttaattagcatatattacctGTTCAAGAGGcattcattgttttatatatatatatgtatatgtgtgtataatatatataaatataatgtatgtGGATCAAAGTCACACCAACTTTTTTATCCCATTCTACACTTGAGAATAATTTAACAGGTTCATTatcctatttttatacatgcatatgaagcaCTTCAATATATTTACCCCCATCATCAATGTTTTTGTAATACAAATGAACAACACATTTTAATTCATTCTGATGATCTATTGAATTCAAAGTACtatgtaattaaaattaaatttccctTATTTCAAAAGTGTGTTCTCACATATAATGGACCATTGAATTTTCCTCGTTTGTGAAATACATCTGtatgtttttattgtattatcCTTTGTTCTTAATAGGTCATAAGATTTTAATCTAAGTTGATTACATTTCACTGATATTCATTGAAAATTTCTTCACTAACTGGCTTGATATTTCAGttgtaatgtattttatattaacaCATGCAATTAATTTCAATACAAATACTATATCAATACTTTCTTGAATGGTTTGATCAacaaactttcattttttattcctttttattgtgcTGATGGGGGCAGATATTCATTACTTAAATTGTACTTTCCTCAAAATTAAGATGTTATAATTTTgtcttgtatgtttttggcatgaGCCACAATTATTATGAATATGTACTTTTAGAAATCTACAATTAGAAAGACTACCAATACTACAAGTCAATAAGAACTTGAGAAACTAGAATACTCATGCCTTACTGGTGAGAACATTTCATTGCACAATGATTTTGGAAAATACTTGAAACATTTCTGAATGAGTTAATCAGTGTTTCACCTCATGATCCATGCATTTCACTCCTAAAATTTATGTTGTCCTTTCAGATACTGACATGATTTTCTGTAGCTAGCTCTCATTATTCATGactaaatgcatatatataatcttgttaaatgaaaacatgcatataaatatatctgTACACACATATCCATTGCAGATTTACttgtaataattaaaatttaaaggtaCTCCAATTTTCCTTAAATCAGTGAATAGGTAATAAAATTAGGGAAAATCCAAGTAGTAGAATAATTACTCTTCAGCACAAAAAAATAATGGACCTTTGATAAAAACAGAATAGATGAATCTCAAAAGTGGTATGCTGAATTAAATAAAACTAACATAAAAGAGtttacaaagagagagagaaaaatttttTCAAGTGATGAATAAGCCATTATAAATCTGGGATGAAGAATTTTCAGATATAGACAGAGTGATACACATATCTATATAGAAATGTCAACTGAATAATATTGTACAGCTAAAAGCATGTAGCATGTCATATGCAAATTACACCTTTATAaagttgttaaaaacaaaaatcatttagaATTATGACCATTCAGATTATATTAGTAACTACTGAATATAATATGCACAGGGAGAATAAAGTATTCATTGTATTAGCCCTCAGCACTTTCATTTTAGCAtacatattttcatgtatatttatagaatatatttATCTAGTTTTAAAATGAAGCTATATTTATAGACTTAAAAGTAATgtcttttgacatttttattagttcAGATTCCAGTAAGTATACAAAAATGAGCACTTGAATCAAATGGAAAGAAGATATGTTCAACTGTGCAAATTACTTGAGGAGAGCTGAGCCAAAACTAGTGGACAGATGAGTAAGGGTACTATATGGTCTTTCTGGCATGGGTAACCATAAAAATCAAAGTTCTTTATCACTGTCCAGCATCTTTGTGGCTTATGTTGCCCTGTAATCACATGAGACTAAAAAAGTTTCACTAGTGAGAAGCTTTGTATACTGAATCCCTGCAATACACAGAGACAAGAAACCCTCTGCCAGTGATTAACACTCAACATCCTTGACCGGGTCATTAAGCAGCACACCTGACGTTAGTGTCATGGACAATTATTTATGCACATGAGGAAAGCCCTTCCTGTTTtgttaaataattatattattgtacATCAATTTTACAAAGTAGTTGCATTGTAATATTTTTAACACAGGCACTTTTGTTCTTTGTTCAAATTTACTTTATTACTCTTTTTATCTGCTTATCCcatctcttcattttgttttgttgtatttaatgcatttcattaatttttttttcaatctgtgCATATAAAGGAGTTTGATCACATTCACACCTGACTGCCCTTTCCCTTTCGTAGCTGGGTacatttgacatttacaaaaatgcttataatatatgtaagttagattcaccccctacATCATTCTATTTACTCCCTCTGCCCTTCTCAGAATAGTTTCAAGAAGTCTAACTGTTCCATTTTCAcccatgagtacataatatttctgccatattcgccatcattcatcctttccttatgtcctccctcctccctgtgTCACCAGTCCCAAgataagacctgttttacctatccttcatttttattatcatattgttgtactggggatacattgtgacatttgcaaaagtgttTAATATACATCTTAAATAAATTCACCCCCACCATACTTCTTCCTTATACTCCCCttcttagagtagtttcaacatgtctcttcttcattttcatacatgagtacatagttcATAAAAAGGCACTTTTAATtaatctatacagagagtttcattatggctTTCCCATgtatatacataagtatatattaCATCCAGATATGGTtaatcccctccatttttctcttttcttctatagtcctcttcttatggtaatttcaacatgtttaaaaactctaagttcattcttttgtttcccttttattattatttttttattcacatgtgtatacattatttgggtcatttctcccccatgctcccctccaccctttccccctcagttccaggcagttcATGTTctacctttatcactagttttgttgaagaaaagagacaagcctaataaggaagaca
The sequence above is drawn from the Castor canadensis chromosome 14, mCasCan1.hap1v2, whole genome shotgun sequence genome and encodes:
- the LOC109679978 gene encoding olfactory receptor 7G2-like isoform X1; this translates as MYTLRWTHSMETRNQTVVSEFLLLGLTDDPEHQPSIFYLFLYIYLVTILGNLLVILVVSSDSNLHTPMYFFLSNLSLADIFLSTSTVPKMLANIQAQSQSISYIGCLTQLFFVVVFLSLENCLLTAMAYDRYVAICHPLRYTVIMNPHLCIMLVLLSMFISIVDAVLNGLMVLRLSFCTNLEIPHFFCELDQIIMLACSDTLINNIMVHFLVALLGGSSFLGIILSYTRIVSSILKMPSAGRKYKAFSTCGSHLLVVFLFYGTGFGVYISSPIMETSRKTAVASMMYSVVPQMMNPFIYSLRNKDMKEALRKLIKKK
- the LOC109679978 gene encoding olfactory receptor 7G2-like isoform X2 yields the protein METRNQTVVSEFLLLGLTDDPEHQPSIFYLFLYIYLVTILGNLLVILVVSSDSNLHTPMYFFLSNLSLADIFLSTSTVPKMLANIQAQSQSISYIGCLTQLFFVVVFLSLENCLLTAMAYDRYVAICHPLRYTVIMNPHLCIMLVLLSMFISIVDAVLNGLMVLRLSFCTNLEIPHFFCELDQIIMLACSDTLINNIMVHFLVALLGGSSFLGIILSYTRIVSSILKMPSAGRKYKAFSTCGSHLLVVFLFYGTGFGVYISSPIMETSRKTAVASMMYSVVPQMMNPFIYSLRNKDMKEALRK